The Candidatus Koribacter versatilis Ellin345 genome has a segment encoding these proteins:
- a CDS encoding NAD(+)/NADH kinase — MKTVAVLSKPSKPELSEIIPPLQEWLGQHGYEVIFDQQSAIYVSGIHGVERAKIAAMHPEFAIVLGGDGTLLSAARAVAPAGIPILAVNLGSLGFLTEVPLQDMYSTLERVIACNCPLDERTMLACDLIRDGQVLHSYTSLNDVVVNKSAIARLVGFDVSIDGRFVFNYKADGVIVATPTGSTAYSLAAGGPVLMPAVGAFQITPVCPHSLTHRPVVVPETATISIVVRSNGEAAFLTIDGQVGQPLKEGDEIVCRKADHAVKLLQMRQSFFKVLREKLKWGERE, encoded by the coding sequence ATGAAGACGGTCGCTGTCCTATCGAAACCATCGAAGCCGGAACTCTCGGAGATCATTCCGCCGCTGCAGGAGTGGCTCGGACAGCATGGCTACGAAGTCATCTTCGACCAGCAGAGCGCCATTTACGTGAGCGGCATCCACGGCGTTGAGCGGGCGAAGATCGCTGCGATGCATCCGGAGTTTGCGATTGTGCTCGGCGGTGACGGCACACTGCTTTCGGCGGCCCGCGCCGTTGCCCCTGCGGGAATTCCGATTCTCGCTGTGAATCTTGGGTCGTTGGGCTTTCTCACCGAAGTTCCCCTGCAAGATATGTACAGCACGCTCGAGCGCGTGATCGCCTGCAATTGTCCGCTCGACGAGCGAACCATGCTGGCGTGCGACCTCATCCGCGACGGCCAGGTGCTGCACTCGTATACCTCTCTGAACGATGTTGTGGTGAACAAAAGCGCTATCGCGCGACTGGTCGGATTCGATGTCTCGATTGATGGCCGGTTCGTATTCAACTACAAGGCAGATGGCGTGATCGTCGCGACGCCAACCGGATCTACTGCGTATTCGCTCGCAGCCGGCGGTCCCGTGCTGATGCCCGCGGTTGGGGCGTTCCAAATTACTCCGGTCTGCCCGCATTCGCTTACTCATCGACCGGTGGTCGTGCCGGAAACGGCGACCATCTCCATCGTCGTACGCAGCAATGGGGAAGCGGCCTTCCTCACCATCGATGGGCAGGTTGGTCAGCCTTTGAAAGAGGGCGATGAGATTGTTTGTCGCAAGGCCGACCATGCCGTGAAGCTGCTGCAAATGCGGCAGTCGTTCTTCAAGGTGCTTCGCGAAAAGCTGAAGTGGGGCGAACGCGAATGA
- a CDS encoding BON domain-containing protein, whose protein sequence is MSIRKTVAAVLLSFCLAALSTAQQATSPSQTSPQTEDRIKREVRHEILMLPWYGVFDVIGYQVNGANVTLTGAVVKPVTKSDAENSVKRIEGVESVTNQIEVLPPSSMDDQLRIRLFKAIYGFPSLQKYDLGTIKPIRIIVKSGHVSLEGVVDNQGDKDTAGIRANSVSGIFEVKNNLQVVPQK, encoded by the coding sequence ATGTCAATTCGGAAAACAGTTGCGGCTGTTCTGCTTTCGTTTTGCTTGGCGGCGCTGTCGACGGCGCAGCAAGCAACATCACCGAGTCAAACCTCACCGCAAACCGAAGATCGCATCAAGCGCGAGGTGCGCCACGAGATCCTGATGCTTCCCTGGTACGGTGTGTTCGATGTCATCGGCTACCAAGTAAATGGCGCTAACGTGACTCTCACCGGCGCCGTCGTGAAACCAGTTACGAAGTCTGACGCCGAGAATTCGGTGAAGCGCATCGAGGGTGTGGAATCGGTCACCAACCAGATTGAAGTGCTGCCGCCGTCTTCAATGGACGATCAGCTTCGCATCCGGCTCTTCAAGGCGATCTACGGTTTTCCATCACTGCAGAAGTACGACCTCGGTACCATTAAGCCGATTCGCATCATCGTGAAAAGCGGTCACGTGAGCCTCGAAGGCGTGGTAGACAACCAAGGCGACAAAGACACCGCCGGAATTCGCGCAAACAGCGTGTCGGGAATCTTCGAGGTGAAGAACAACCTGCAGGTGGTGCCACAGAAATAG